One window from the genome of Pseudonocardia hierapolitana encodes:
- the fdh gene encoding formate dehydrogenase codes for MGARTFIDLWPVVRQLSGHDPLGRGAAAKSARSRSLTARTETADRMVKSVCPYCAVGCGQQVYVSDERVTQIEGDPDSPISRGRLCPKGAASHQLVTAPTRQTKVRYRRPGGTEWEDLDLDEAVDMIADRVIETRRRTWQDTDAGGRVLNRTLGFASLGGATLDNEENYLMKKLYTALGAVEIENQARIUHSSTVPGLGTSFGRGGATTFQQDLQNADCILIQGSNMAECHPVGFQWVMEAKARGATILHVDPRFSRTSALADIHVPLRAGTDIAFLGGLIHYVLENDRWFHDYVVHYTNAPMILREEFRDTEDLDGLFSGFDAEGRHYDQSTWQYEGAEVAAAAGQRDQWATMQRDEGGNGGDDDGDDHGARVRQSSSMETSGSGGGTFHGTPHRDDTLQHPRCVFQVLKRHFARYTPERVADICGISAREFLRIAEIVTRNSGRDRTTAIAYAVGWTHHTVGVQYIRTAAILQLLLGNIGRPGGGILALRGHASIQGSTDIPTLFNILPGYLPMPHAHEHLDLRQYISSGAGSKGFWGNMDTYAVSLLKAWWGDAATAENDFCFGYLPRLTSGHSNYDTVIKQADGGAEGYFLVGENPAVGTANSRMNRIGLANLKWLVVRDLYMVESATFWKDGPEIESGELRTEDIGTEVFFLPAAAHVEKDGTFTNTQRLLQWHHKAVEPQGDQHSELWFYFHLGRRIREKLAASTDERDRPILDLTWGYPTSGRHAEPDAEAVLAEISGWDGDGEPLSSYTALKADGSTRCGCWIYCGSFADGVNQTARRKPGREQNWVAPEWGWAWPANRRLLYNRASADPDGRPWSDRKAYVWWDADQEKWVGHDVPDFEATKRPDYRPPEGAERQDALAGTHPFIMQADGRGWLYVPAGLADGPLPAHYEPAESPVGNQLYGQQANPARRVFPHRLNRYAPSGASPGAEVFPYVFTTYRLTEHHTAGGMSRWLPYLSELQPEMFCEVSPDLAAERGLEHMGWATIVSARAAIEARVLVTERMRPLRVGGRTIHQIGLPYHWGPNGISTGDAANELLPIVLDPNVHIQPTKADTCDIRPGRRPRGAARLALVESYQRRAGITERTGTTAATTDTATTDGGRRG; via the coding sequence GTGGGTGCGCGGACCTTCATCGATCTCTGGCCGGTCGTCCGTCAGCTCTCCGGGCATGACCCGCTGGGCCGTGGCGCGGCCGCGAAGTCCGCTCGGAGCCGGAGCCTGACCGCCCGTACGGAGACCGCCGACCGGATGGTGAAGTCGGTCTGCCCGTACTGCGCGGTGGGCTGTGGCCAGCAGGTCTACGTGTCGGACGAGCGGGTCACCCAGATCGAGGGCGACCCGGACTCACCGATCTCCCGCGGCCGGCTGTGCCCGAAGGGCGCCGCCAGCCACCAGCTGGTCACCGCGCCGACCCGGCAGACGAAGGTCCGCTACCGCCGCCCGGGCGGGACGGAGTGGGAGGACCTCGACCTCGACGAGGCCGTGGACATGATCGCCGACCGGGTGATCGAGACGCGGCGGCGGACCTGGCAGGACACGGACGCCGGCGGGCGGGTCCTGAACCGGACGCTGGGGTTCGCCAGTCTCGGCGGTGCCACGCTGGACAACGAAGAGAACTACCTGATGAAGAAGCTCTACACCGCCCTCGGCGCTGTGGAGATCGAGAATCAGGCCCGTATTTGACACTCGTCCACCGTCCCCGGTCTGGGGACCAGCTTCGGCCGCGGCGGCGCCACCACGTTCCAGCAGGATCTGCAGAACGCCGACTGCATCCTGATCCAGGGCTCGAACATGGCCGAGTGCCACCCGGTGGGATTCCAGTGGGTGATGGAGGCTAAGGCGCGCGGGGCGACCATCCTGCACGTCGACCCCCGGTTCAGCCGGACGAGCGCGCTCGCCGACATCCACGTCCCGCTGCGGGCCGGCACCGACATCGCGTTCCTCGGCGGGCTGATCCACTACGTGCTGGAGAACGACCGGTGGTTCCACGACTACGTCGTGCACTACACGAACGCGCCGATGATCCTCCGGGAGGAGTTCCGGGACACCGAGGATCTCGACGGCCTGTTCTCCGGGTTCGACGCCGAGGGACGCCACTACGACCAGTCGACCTGGCAGTACGAGGGCGCCGAAGTCGCGGCGGCTGCGGGTCAGCGCGACCAGTGGGCGACGATGCAGCGCGACGAGGGCGGGAACGGTGGCGACGATGACGGGGACGATCACGGGGCGCGCGTGAGGCAGTCCTCCTCGATGGAGACGTCCGGCTCCGGTGGCGGCACGTTCCACGGCACACCCCACCGCGACGACACCCTGCAGCACCCGCGATGCGTGTTCCAGGTGCTCAAGCGGCACTTCGCGCGCTACACCCCGGAGCGGGTCGCCGACATCTGCGGCATCTCCGCGCGGGAGTTCCTCCGGATCGCCGAGATCGTCACCCGCAACTCGGGGCGCGACCGCACCACGGCGATCGCGTACGCGGTCGGCTGGACCCACCACACCGTCGGCGTGCAGTACATCCGGACGGCCGCGATCCTGCAGCTGCTGCTCGGCAACATCGGCCGCCCCGGCGGGGGGATCCTCGCGCTCCGCGGGCACGCGTCGATCCAAGGGTCGACCGACATCCCGACGCTGTTCAACATCCTTCCCGGCTACCTGCCGATGCCCCATGCCCACGAGCACCTGGACCTGCGGCAGTACATCTCCTCCGGCGCCGGGAGCAAGGGCTTCTGGGGCAACATGGACACCTACGCGGTGAGCCTGCTGAAGGCGTGGTGGGGCGACGCGGCGACCGCGGAGAACGACTTCTGCTTCGGGTACCTGCCCCGGTTGACCAGCGGGCACTCCAACTACGACACCGTGATCAAACAGGCTGATGGCGGGGCGGAGGGCTACTTCCTGGTGGGGGAGAACCCCGCGGTGGGCACGGCCAACTCGCGGATGAACCGGATCGGGCTGGCAAACCTGAAGTGGCTCGTCGTGCGCGATCTCTACATGGTCGAGAGCGCGACGTTCTGGAAGGACGGCCCGGAGATCGAGTCGGGCGAGCTCCGCACCGAGGACATCGGTACCGAGGTGTTCTTCCTGCCCGCCGCGGCGCACGTCGAGAAGGACGGGACGTTCACCAACACCCAGCGGTTGCTGCAGTGGCACCACAAGGCCGTCGAACCGCAAGGCGACCAGCACAGCGAGCTGTGGTTCTACTTCCACCTCGGGCGGAGGATCCGCGAGAAGCTGGCCGCGTCGACCGACGAGCGGGACCGGCCGATCCTCGACCTCACGTGGGGCTACCCGACGTCAGGTCGCCACGCCGAGCCGGACGCGGAGGCGGTGCTCGCCGAGATCAGCGGCTGGGACGGCGACGGCGAGCCGCTCTCGTCCTACACCGCGCTGAAGGCCGACGGGTCCACCCGCTGCGGCTGCTGGATCTACTGCGGCTCGTTCGCCGACGGGGTCAACCAGACGGCCCGGCGCAAGCCCGGCCGGGAGCAGAACTGGGTGGCTCCGGAGTGGGGCTGGGCGTGGCCTGCAAACCGTCGCCTGCTCTACAACCGGGCCTCGGCGGACCCGGACGGGAGGCCGTGGAGCGACCGCAAGGCCTACGTCTGGTGGGACGCCGACCAGGAGAAGTGGGTGGGTCACGACGTCCCCGACTTCGAGGCCACCAAGCGTCCCGACTACCGGCCGCCCGAGGGTGCAGAGCGGCAGGACGCCCTCGCCGGCACCCACCCGTTCATCATGCAGGCCGACGGACGTGGCTGGCTCTACGTCCCGGCGGGGCTCGCGGACGGCCCGCTGCCCGCCCACTACGAGCCCGCGGAGTCACCGGTCGGCAACCAGCTGTACGGGCAGCAGGCGAACCCGGCCCGCCGGGTGTTCCCGCACCGGCTCAACCGGTACGCCCCGAGCGGCGCCAGCCCGGGGGCGGAGGTCTTCCCGTACGTGTTCACCACCTACCGGCTCACCGAGCACCACACGGCCGGCGGGATGAGCCGGTGGCTGCCGTACCTGTCGGAGCTGCAGCCGGAGATGTTCTGCGAGGTCTCCCCGGATCTCGCGGCAGAACGGGGCCTGGAGCACATGGGCTGGGCGACGATCGTGAGCGCCCGCGCGGCGATCGAGGCACGGGTGCTCGTCACCGAGCGGATGCGGCCGCTGCGGGTGGGCGGCCGGACGATCCACCAGATCGGCCTGCCCTACCACTGGGGGCCGAACGGCATCTCGACCGGCGACGCGGCGAACGAGCTGCTGCCGATCGTCCTCGACCCGAACGTGCACATCCAGCCCACGAAGGCGGACACCTGCGACATCCGCCCGGGACGGCGGCCACGCGGTGCGGCGCGGCTGGCGCTGGTCGAGTCCTACCAACGGCGGGCCGGCATCACCGAGCGCACCGGAACGACGGCGGCCACGACGGACACGGCTACGACGGACGGAGGGCGACGTGGGTGA
- a CDS encoding glycosyltransferase family 4 protein gives MARTLLVTNDFPPRTGGIQTYLQAFADRLPPGELAVYAPAWPGAAEFDAASPVPVHRHETSLMLPVPAVAARATALAREYGATTVWFGAAAPLALLGPHLRRRAGVERVVGSTHGHEVGWSMVPGGRRALRRIGADADVLTTISRYTRSRVAAAFGPRAALEVLPAGIDTERFRPDPAARAELRRRYRIGEAPLVVCVSRLVARKGQDVLIRALPLVRERVPGARLLVVGDGPGAARLRRLALAGGVERHVVFAGAVPAADLPAHQAVGDVFALPCRTRGGGLDVEGLGIVLLEAAAAGLPVVAGRSGGAPETVRDGRTGHVVDGRSVPSVASAVTGLLADPDRARAMGAAGRAWMQQEWTWAARVARLRALLAGDPASIDR, from the coding sequence GTGGCGCGCACGCTCCTCGTGACCAACGACTTCCCGCCCCGCACCGGCGGCATCCAGACATACCTGCAGGCCTTCGCCGACCGCCTGCCGCCCGGGGAGCTCGCCGTCTACGCGCCCGCGTGGCCCGGCGCCGCGGAGTTCGACGCGGCTTCGCCCGTCCCCGTCCACCGGCACGAGACGTCGCTCATGCTCCCCGTCCCGGCGGTGGCCGCTCGCGCCACGGCCCTCGCCCGCGAGTACGGCGCCACCACCGTCTGGTTCGGCGCGGCGGCGCCGCTCGCGCTGCTCGGACCGCACCTGCGCAGGCGCGCGGGCGTCGAGCGCGTGGTCGGGAGCACCCACGGCCACGAGGTCGGCTGGTCGATGGTGCCGGGCGGGCGCCGGGCGCTGCGCCGGATCGGCGCCGACGCCGACGTGCTCACCACGATCTCGCGCTACACCCGCTCCCGCGTCGCGGCCGCGTTCGGACCGCGGGCGGCACTGGAGGTGCTGCCCGCCGGCATCGACACCGAGCGGTTCCGCCCCGATCCGGCCGCGCGGGCGGAGCTGCGCAGGCGCTACCGGATCGGGGAGGCGCCGCTCGTGGTGTGCGTGTCCCGGCTGGTGGCGCGCAAGGGCCAGGACGTGCTGATCCGGGCCCTGCCGCTGGTGCGCGAGCGCGTGCCGGGGGCGCGGCTGCTCGTCGTCGGAGACGGGCCCGGCGCCGCGCGGCTGCGGCGGCTGGCCCTGGCCGGCGGGGTGGAGCGGCACGTCGTGTTCGCCGGCGCCGTGCCCGCGGCCGACCTGCCGGCCCATCAGGCGGTCGGCGACGTGTTCGCCCTCCCGTGTCGCACCCGCGGCGGTGGACTCGACGTCGAAGGTCTCGGCATCGTGCTCCTGGAGGCGGCGGCTGCCGGGCTCCCGGTCGTCGCGGGCCGGTCGGGTGGGGCACCGGAGACGGTCCGGGATGGACGCACCGGGCACGTCGTCGATGGCCGCAGCGTGCCGTCCGTCGCGTCCGCGGTGACCGGCCTGCTCGCCGATCCGGACCGCGCCCGGGCGATGGGCGCCGCCGGCCGGGCGTGGATGCAGCAGGAGTGGACCTGGGCCGCACGGGTGGCGCGGCTGCGGGCTCTGCTCGCCGGGGATCCCGCATCGATCGACCGTTAG
- a CDS encoding 4Fe-4S dicluster domain-containing protein — protein MGEYTLEERLAGPLADPAAEAGHAEHPQRVGFFTDTSVCIGCKACEVACKEWNLIPEDGLDLTGMSYDNSVGLGASTWRHVAFVEQTRTRKDAVDLGMPSVPQGALEADREVRWLMASDVCKHCTHAACLDVCPTGSLFRTEFGTVVVQEDICNGCGYCVPACPYGVIDLRPGDGRAWKCTLCYDRLGAGMEPACAKACPTDSIQFGPLDELREKAAERLDVLHEAGVGEARLYGHDPTDGVGGDGAFFLLLDEPEVYGLPPDPVVTTRDLPAMWKRAALTAAGVVAAVAAAFVGAAR, from the coding sequence GTGGGTGAGTACACCCTCGAGGAGCGGCTGGCCGGCCCGCTGGCCGATCCGGCCGCCGAGGCAGGCCACGCCGAGCACCCGCAGCGGGTCGGCTTCTTCACCGACACCTCGGTCTGCATCGGGTGCAAGGCCTGCGAGGTGGCCTGCAAGGAGTGGAACCTGATCCCGGAGGACGGCCTGGACCTGACCGGGATGTCCTACGACAACTCGGTCGGGCTGGGTGCCTCGACCTGGCGGCACGTCGCGTTCGTCGAGCAGACGCGGACGCGGAAGGACGCGGTCGACCTCGGCATGCCGTCCGTGCCGCAGGGCGCGCTGGAGGCCGACCGCGAAGTGCGGTGGCTGATGGCCTCGGACGTGTGCAAGCACTGCACGCACGCGGCCTGCCTGGACGTCTGCCCGACCGGCTCGCTGTTCCGCACCGAGTTCGGCACGGTCGTCGTGCAGGAGGACATCTGCAACGGCTGCGGCTACTGCGTCCCGGCCTGCCCCTACGGGGTGATCGACCTCCGGCCCGGGGACGGCAGGGCGTGGAAGTGCACGCTCTGCTACGACCGGCTCGGTGCCGGAATGGAGCCTGCCTGCGCGAAGGCATGCCCCACCGACTCGATCCAGTTCGGCCCGCTCGACGAGCTGCGTGAGAAGGCCGCGGAGCGGCTGGACGTGCTCCACGAGGCCGGGGTCGGTGAGGCCCGGCTCTACGGCCACGACCCGACCGACGGCGTCGGCGGCGACGGCGCCTTCTTCCTGCTCCTCGACGAGCCGGAGGTGTACGGCCTGCCACCGGATCCGGTGGTGACCACGCGCGACCTGCCCGCGATGTGGAAGCGGGCCGCGCTGACCGCCGCCGGTGTGGTGGCAGCGGTCGCCGCGGCGTTCGTCGGAGCAGCGCGATGA